One window from the genome of Rhodopseudomonas sp. P2A-2r encodes:
- a CDS encoding MFS transporter, translated as MNKPVVVTEESQVAPVSTPALAAPTGPAYLVLGGISLSHFLNDTMQSLIPSVYPILKENYALDFAQIGLITLAFQITASLLQPVVGHFTDKKPLPFSLAIGMGFTFFGLLLLSIAHVYAVILVAAALVGLGSAVFHPESARIARLASGGRYGLAQSVFQVGGNAGSALGPVLAALIVVPFGQPSIAWFSSIAFVAIVLLWQIGRWYKPRIVPRAARAVARHPDAPTSRRVAFAIGILIVLVFSKFIYMSSLTSYYTFYLIEKFGVSTQGAQLYLFAFLGANAVGTFFGGPIGDRIGRRYVIWFSILGVLPFTLALPFAGLMGTAVLSVIIGFVLSSAMPAILVYAQELVPHRFGMISGLFFGFAFGAGGIGAALLGEVADRMGIAFVYQLCAVLPAIGLLAVLLPKMPRSAH; from the coding sequence GTGAACAAGCCCGTTGTCGTTACCGAGGAATCGCAGGTCGCGCCTGTGAGCACGCCCGCACTGGCTGCGCCAACCGGTCCGGCCTATCTGGTGCTCGGCGGCATCAGCCTATCGCACTTCCTCAACGACACCATGCAGTCCTTGATTCCGTCGGTCTATCCGATCCTGAAGGAAAACTATGCGCTGGATTTCGCGCAGATCGGCCTGATCACGCTGGCGTTCCAGATCACCGCCTCGCTGCTGCAGCCGGTGGTGGGCCATTTCACCGACAAGAAGCCGCTGCCGTTCTCGCTGGCGATCGGCATGGGCTTTACCTTCTTCGGCCTGTTGCTGCTCAGCATCGCCCATGTCTATGCGGTCATCCTGGTCGCTGCGGCGCTGGTCGGGCTGGGCTCGGCGGTGTTCCATCCGGAATCGGCGCGGATCGCGCGGCTCGCGTCCGGCGGGCGCTATGGTCTGGCGCAATCCGTGTTCCAGGTCGGCGGCAATGCCGGATCGGCGCTGGGGCCGGTGCTCGCGGCGTTGATCGTGGTGCCGTTCGGTCAGCCCAGCATCGCCTGGTTTTCGTCGATCGCGTTCGTCGCCATCGTGCTGCTGTGGCAGATCGGGCGCTGGTACAAGCCGCGCATCGTGCCGCGCGCCGCCAGGGCCGTGGCGCGGCATCCGGATGCCCCGACATCGCGACGCGTGGCCTTTGCCATCGGCATTCTGATCGTGCTGGTGTTCTCGAAGTTCATCTACATGTCGAGCCTGACCAGCTACTACACATTTTACCTGATCGAGAAGTTCGGCGTCTCGACGCAGGGCGCGCAACTTTATCTGTTCGCGTTTCTCGGGGCGAATGCGGTGGGCACCTTCTTCGGCGGTCCGATCGGCGATCGTATCGGCCGCCGCTACGTGATCTGGTTCTCGATCCTCGGCGTGTTGCCGTTCACGCTGGCGCTTCCGTTCGCAGGCCTGATGGGCACCGCGGTGCTGAGCGTGATCATCGGTTTCGTCCTGTCGTCGGCGATGCCGGCGATCCTGGTCTACGCCCAGGAACTGGTGCCGCATCGCTTCGGCATGATCTCCGGCTTGTTCTTCGGCTTTGCCTTCGGGGCAGGGGGCATCGGCGCGGCGCTGCTCGGCGAGGTCGCCGACCGCATGGGCATCGCCTTCGTCTATCAACTTTGCGCGGTGCTGCCGGCCATCGGCCTGCTCGCGGTTCTGCTGCCGAAGATGCCGCGCTCTGCGCACTAG
- the glmM gene encoding phosphoglucosamine mutase has product MSRRYFGTDGIRGRANGVITPELALKVGQAAGLVFQRGEHRHRVVIGKDTRLSGYMIENAMVAGFTSVGMDVLLVGPMPTPAVAMLTKSMRADLGVMISASHNLFEDNGIKLFGPLGFKLSDDVEKQIEELLDEDLGRKLAQSASLGRARRIDGVHDRYIEFAKRTLPRDLSLDGLRVVVDCAHGAAYKVVPEALWELGADVISIGVEPDGFNINKECGSTAPEALSRKVREMRADIGIALDGDADRVIIVDERGHVVDGDQLLAVIAQSWKEDGRLAKPGIVSTVMSNLGLERFLNAQGIELIRTAVGDRYVLEQMMKNGYNVGGEPSGHIIMSDYATTGDGFVAALQVLAVVQKSGRPVSEVCHLFEPLPQILKNVRYRGGKPLDDAEVQSTIAAGQVRLNGHGRLLIRASGTETVIRVMGEGDDRILVEEVVDTIVSALGQAAA; this is encoded by the coding sequence ATGAGCCGCAGATATTTCGGGACCGACGGCATTCGGGGCCGCGCCAATGGCGTCATCACGCCGGAGCTGGCGTTGAAGGTCGGGCAGGCCGCCGGCCTGGTGTTCCAGCGTGGCGAACATCGCCACCGCGTCGTGATCGGCAAAGACACAAGGCTGTCCGGCTACATGATCGAGAACGCCATGGTGGCGGGCTTCACCTCGGTGGGCATGGACGTGCTGCTGGTCGGCCCGATGCCGACCCCGGCGGTGGCGATGCTGACCAAGTCGATGCGCGCCGACCTCGGCGTGATGATTTCCGCGTCGCACAACCTGTTCGAGGACAATGGCATCAAGCTGTTCGGTCCGCTCGGCTTCAAGCTGTCGGACGACGTCGAGAAACAGATCGAGGAATTGCTCGACGAGGATCTCGGCCGGAAGCTCGCACAGAGCGCCAGCCTCGGCCGCGCTCGCCGCATCGACGGCGTGCACGACCGCTACATCGAATTCGCCAAGCGCACGCTGCCGCGCGACCTCTCGCTCGACGGCCTGCGCGTCGTGGTCGATTGCGCCCACGGCGCCGCCTACAAGGTGGTCCCGGAAGCGCTGTGGGAACTGGGCGCCGACGTGATCTCCATCGGTGTCGAGCCCGACGGCTTCAACATCAACAAGGAATGCGGCTCCACCGCACCGGAAGCGCTGTCGCGCAAGGTGCGTGAGATGCGCGCCGACATCGGCATCGCGCTGGACGGCGACGCCGACCGCGTCATCATCGTCGACGAGCGTGGCCATGTGGTCGACGGCGACCAGTTGCTGGCGGTGATCGCGCAGAGCTGGAAGGAGGACGGCCGCCTCGCCAAGCCGGGCATCGTCTCCACGGTGATGTCCAATCTCGGCCTCGAGCGCTTCCTCAACGCGCAGGGCATCGAACTGATCCGCACCGCGGTCGGCGATCGCTACGTGCTCGAGCAGATGATGAAGAACGGCTACAATGTCGGCGGCGAGCCGTCCGGCCATATCATCATGTCGGACTACGCGACCACCGGCGACGGCTTCGTCGCGGCCCTGCAGGTGCTGGCGGTGGTGCAGAAGTCGGGCCGCCCGGTCTCCGAGGTCTGCCACCTGTTCGAGCCGCTGCCGCAGATCCTGAAGAACGTGCGTTATCGCGGCGGCAAGCCGCTCGACGACGCCGAGGTGCAGTCGACTATCGCCGCCGGTCAGGTCCGGCTGAACGGCCACGGCCGACTGTTGATCCGCGCCTCAGGCACCGAGACGGTCATCCGCGTGATGGGCGAGGGCGACGACCGCATTCTGGTGGAGGAGGTCGTCGATACCATCGTCTCCGCGCTGGGGCAGGCCGCGGCTTGA
- a CDS encoding alpha-hydroxy acid oxidase → MNKITCIEDLRLEHKRKVPKAFFDYVDHGSYSEDTFRANCTDLQKLKFRQRILVDIANRDTSTTILGEKATMPLICAPVGSTGMQYGDGEIHACRAAQAAGIPYTLSTMSINSIEDVAENVEKPFWFQLYVMKDRGFIKELIERAIAAKCCALVLTVDLQVIGQRHADIKNGLSVPPKIYNLKNMIDFISKPAWLMRTLQAKRRNFGNIAGFVKNADDLESVSQWTATQFDASLNWKDLDWIRSIWPGKIVIKGIHDVVDAREAVKVGAQAMVVSNHGGRQLDGAPSSISVLPGIVDAVGSDIEVMFDSGIRSGQDVMRALALGAKSCMIGRAYIYGLGAYGGPGVTKALDILRNELSVTMGLCGVNSIAEIDKHVLVQ, encoded by the coding sequence CTGAACAAGATCACCTGCATCGAAGACCTTCGCCTGGAACACAAGCGCAAGGTGCCGAAGGCATTCTTCGATTACGTCGATCATGGCTCCTATAGCGAGGACACTTTTCGCGCCAACTGCACCGACCTGCAGAAGCTGAAATTCCGCCAGCGCATCCTGGTCGATATCGCCAACCGCGACACGTCGACGACGATCCTTGGCGAGAAGGCCACCATGCCGCTGATCTGCGCGCCGGTGGGCTCCACCGGCATGCAGTACGGCGACGGCGAGATCCACGCCTGCCGCGCGGCGCAGGCGGCCGGCATTCCCTACACGCTGTCCACCATGTCGATCAATTCGATCGAGGACGTCGCCGAGAACGTGGAAAAGCCGTTCTGGTTCCAGCTCTACGTGATGAAGGACCGCGGCTTCATCAAGGAACTGATCGAGCGCGCCATTGCTGCGAAGTGCTGCGCGCTCGTCCTCACCGTCGACCTGCAGGTGATCGGTCAGCGCCACGCCGACATCAAGAACGGCCTGTCGGTGCCGCCGAAGATCTACAATCTCAAGAACATGATCGATTTCATCAGCAAGCCCGCATGGTTGATGCGCACATTGCAGGCCAAGCGGCGCAACTTCGGCAACATCGCAGGTTTCGTCAAGAACGCCGACGACCTGGAATCCGTTTCGCAATGGACGGCGACACAGTTCGACGCCTCGCTGAACTGGAAGGATCTCGACTGGATCCGCAGCATCTGGCCGGGAAAGATCGTGATCAAGGGCATCCACGATGTCGTCGATGCGCGCGAGGCGGTGAAGGTCGGTGCCCAGGCCATGGTGGTCTCCAACCATGGCGGCCGTCAGCTCGACGGCGCGCCGTCGTCGATCTCGGTGCTGCCGGGGATCGTCGATGCGGTGGGGTCGGATATTGAAGTGATGTTCGACAGCGGCATCCGCTCCGGCCAGGACGTGATGCGCGCGCTCGCTTTGGGCGCGAAGTCCTGCATGATCGGGCGGGCCTATATTTACGGCCTCGGTGCTTACGGCGGCCCCGGCGTGACCAAGGCGCTGGATATCCTGCGCAACGAACTCAGCGTCACCATGGGCCTGTGCGGCGTCAATTCAATTGCCGAAATCGACAAGCACGTATTGGTGCAGTAG